The genomic window CAGAACTCTCCTTACTACTTCCTAAATGAGGAGCTGGAATACCAGCTGCGTTATAAGAGAAGGACTGACACCTGGGAGGTAAGATGTCAGTTTACCATCAAGTAGGACATCCCAGCAAGGAGGAGGTCAGCACAACCGGGACAGGAGTGCAGGTGTAGAAGAGCTGTCCGGAATCAGGAAGCAGAAACTGTTTCAGAAATACTGGGATCTGTGGGGAAGGTTGATAGTTCACTTTCTTCTCATGCTGTCTCGCATGGAAGGATCCTCCAGGGCACcatgcagctcctgagcagccatGGCCTTGCAGAAGCAGTGTGAAAGCAGAGGAGGTTATTTTGCAGGGCCCCTCACAGTGCAGCAGTGAGGGTAAGGTGGAGGCTgtcactgcagctctgaggtttcATAGGGTCATagtatgttaggggttggaagggaccttcgaagatcatcaagtccaactcccctgccagagcaggaccatagaatctagcacaggttgcacaggaacacatccagatgggtcttgaaactctccagagaaggagactccacaacatctctgggcagcctgttccagtgctctgtgaccctcccagtgaagttcctcatgttgaggtggcaccttctgtgttgtagtttatatccattacatTATATTGATGTTCAGTGTTTAATCATTCACAGACTCAGAAGACTAAAGCTGTCCATCAAGACATACGGACACTGGTGATCctgccaggggagctgcaggtgaACGCCGAGTACGAGCTCCAAGTGCGAGCCAGACCGCGTGAGGGCAGCGGCTACGGTGGGGTCTGGAGCGAGTGGAGCCTGCCGCTGGCACTGACAACCAGGCCTGCTGGTACGAACCGTTGGCTCTCCTCACCCTTCCAGTTGGCCCAGTGTCAGAGAGTGCTTCCAACCCTCGTTAATGAGAACAAATTCTAATTAGCCTAGTGAAGACAAGCATGTGTGCTTGTCTTGGACATGGCCCCTAGGCCTGGGCTGATACCTGCTGTCTGCACACCTCACAGTATGGCCAATGGCAAGAGGGTGTGGTGGGACTGGTTGTAGGTTTGGGTGCCACAGCAGGAGTGGAGCTTCCTCTCCAGTGTCAAATGTCCAGGGTCCTGCTTGCAGCTTTCAGAAATGGGGGAGATCTAGTAGAGGTGCCTCCACTACTGGGCCTTAGTGTTGCCTTCAGCTGATGGGAGAGTGGATACTGCTCTCTGGACTGAATTCTGTATCTGGACTCTGATGTTTGATCATGCTGAGCATGGCTGTTTCATTTGGTAGCCACCATTCAAACCCCACAGGGAGTGTAAGTTACTTTAAGCATAAAAGTGCCCTGGTGTTTGGCATGGTGGAACAAAGGCTATGAAAATAGGGAGTCTATTCAAATAGAGTAGAGCAGGATGGCTGTGGCCAATGTCAAAAGCATGTGCTGAGACTCCCTTCTCTCACTCATCTGCAGCTTGAGCTCAAATGGCatgtggtgctgtggcagcagggtcaGGCTCTGTTTGCTAAGTGTTGTCTGTGTCCCGAGTCACAAAGGTTCTCCTTTCCATCACAAGTGGAGAGCAGCCAACAAGCACTCATCTGGTCAGCGTCTTTGCTTCTTGTGTCTCTGGCCAGCTGCACTCTTTTCACTATGGATCACCTATGGAGACATCTCTAATTCAGGCAGAGTTGGAAACACCAGGGGTCTCTgaagcagggagctgttggGGTGCAGTGCAGCCAGGCCATAGGGCAGCTGAAGCCCTGCTCTATTTATTGATGAAGTCTTCTATAAGCATCCTCATTCAGACCTCATGTCTGGAGTGTTGGGCCCCAGGTGACAGCCTCATTGTCCCTAAGAGAAAGCCTGGGATAGAAATTGAGAGTGTCTTCTCACCATCTCCTGCATGTTGACAGCTAGAAATGCAAGGTGAGCCTGAATGACCCTGTCTCTTTCTCCAGCAGTGACACAGACAGCAGGCATGgaatggctgctgctgtttggtgtTGTCGTGGCAATCACTGCCTCAATCACAACTGTTCTGGCCAAACAGCAGAGGTAAGAATGCTTCAGGAAACAGGAGTAAGTGCTTCTGTTCTGTCTTGCTGAAGGTGAGGTGTTCACATGCGACCCTCTTTGATCTTGTAAATCCACGCACAGACACAGCTATGGGCCTGTGAGGGCCAGCAAAGTATGGTCTCCAGCTGGTGTACTGCCAAGGGCACCTTGCATTTCTCTGATgctctgctgccattcagctGAATGAGACAAGGCAATAGCCCATGGGGGCTGCCCAAGGGCTGCCCAGAGTGCATAGGGCAGAGTCTCCAGCACTTACTGCTTTTTCAGGAGGGAAACAAATCAGCACCTCTTTACTTAGTGAGCCTGGTGTGCACAAGGCCTGAGGGCTGAACCCCACCTCCTCTGAGGTGCACAAGAAAGGCCATTAGATGGCCCTGGCAGCAAAAGAGATCCTTGGATCCTCAGCCACCTGCTAACTTGAGGCCATTGAGGCTCAGCAGGTGATTCAGCTGCTTGATCTGGAGATGCCTTGCTTAGCATCTGCAATATGTACTTAGCCCCAaagcctttctcttttcttttccagcttgtGGAAGAAGGTGGCTTGCATCCCAGATCCTGCTTCCTTTTTTAGACCTCTTTACCTAGTGCATAATGGAGATTTCAAGGTATGAATGTGCTTCACAGTGTTCATTTAGCATTCATCAGTGATACAGGCCTGAAGTTTGCTGTGATCTGAGCATCTGATCAGTGACTTCCTCAAAAAGAACAGAAACTTTTATGTTGTTCTTAGATCAAAGAAAGACAGAGGCACCTTACTCCCAGGTATGACTGAATGCAGGAGGCTCATGATCTAGACATAATGGatggcacagggcagaatgtgATATTAATAGTGATGCAGAAGGGCAATATTCAATGTATGGGACTCCCTAATCACCTGAGTAAGTGTTAGCTGCAGCACATGGTGGCTACAGCTCTTTTGAGGTCTCAGTCCCCTTCCTACCCCTGCTTCTTTCTTGCCACTTTGAGAGAAAGGCTGGTCTGAAGTATAGCTGAATACAGAACATTGGAAAAAATCTTGCCCTGACCCCCTTCCCAGGGAAATGAGGTGAGGGAAGTGAGAGAGCAGGGCTGTTTGtgtgggatgcagatgcagcACACAGAGGAGGAATGGATAAGATGACAAGACAAACGTGGTGGCTTGGGTTGGGACCTCTGGCTGATGAATGAAAGAATGCTGCTATGAGTGGCATTCTTGACTGCACAGAGAAAATTGCAAAGCCACAAAGATCTTTCAGAGCTAATTATTTTCAGTTACTTGCATTAGttgtcctgcagctgcctgtgacTGGTAATAACAGCAGCTTATACCCTGCTATTTTGGAGATGTTAGTGATTTCAGAGTTTCACTTTGCTTCTAAAAGCCTAAGAGCTTTGGTCCCTTCTGTGGAACCCTGAACCTGATGGTACTGATCTCtcgatctctctctctctccctgtgcaTCCTTTTGTGCAGAAGTGGGTTGGTGCTTCCCGTATGAATTTCACTGAATGGGGAATAGTCCTTCCAGAAGTCCTAGAAGTTTACACCATGTGTccttccagcagccccacacGGGAGGAGCTGTGTGAGCTGAAAAAAGACCTGTCTTGCAAGCCCTGTGTGTCTTGCCTGACTGCCCCAGGTCAGGAcagccagtccctgctgcctggtgtGAACAGCAGCAGCGGGACTGAAGACCAGTCATATGGGCACTTGTCCATTGATACTGTGACTGTGGCTGACGGATTTACACCTTGTAACTGCCACTGCAGCTGTAACCATGTGTACAGGGGACAGGAGCATACCAGTAAAGATGACAGTGCTGGAGAAACTGGTTACCCCAAGGTTAATGTTGATGATGAAGACAGAAGGAATGCCAGTGGCTTGCATCTGGCTGACCTGAGTGCAGAGGACAAAATACTTGCCTCAGGTTCTGTGTCCACAGATCACCTGAGGAGTACCAGTGTCCCAGCCCACCAGCAAGTAGAAAGGGCTTTGGAAGGGGTAATGGGGAGCATCCTAGAAGACCTCTGCTTGCAGCCTGATCAGTGGGATTTGGAAAACCCAggttctctgccttctcctgaTGGTGAAAGTGTTTCCTACAGTGAAGGATCCTGTGACTTCTTCCCTCACACTGCAAGGCCTGGTGACAGCTATCCAATGATCTGTTTAGATTTGGACACTATTGACAGTGGCTTTGTGGACTCAGACTGTGGAAGCCCAGCTGAGTGTGAATTTGAGCAGAATATCCAGGCCAGCTGTGCCTCCatccctctggagctggtggGGGAGGACTTTCCACGGAGCTATGTCAAGCAGTGGGTATCCTGTCGCTCTAACAGCCCTGTCAGTGGAACACAGACAAGCTAAGGACTTCATGCTGCCTTGCAGTGTccatgctctgccagcagcaaggtGTTAGCAAAATTCAGAAGAGAACCTTAGACTGTGCAAGCTCTGTTGCATACAGCTGCAAACTGTTAGGTCCACAGGAATCTCTGCCTGTTGCCACTCACCCTTGTTAATGTCTCTAATGTGATGTAATGGAGTTTTTCCTTTTATAATGCCCCTTATAATGGCAGGAAAAGCAACTGTCCCTTGAAAGTTACCCTTTACCTTATGTAGATTTGTACATTTTTTTACTATGACCTTATAAAGAGTACAAACctttaaattattttccctGGTATTCTCAGACAATTTGAGAGTGTGGATGTGTGTGGAATCTTAGAAGCATAACCCATGGAAGAATACTTGCTACATTAAAGttctctgcccccctccccccctccccttctcccctccccttcccagaCAATATTGATGTTATTTTCCCTTCTAATATCTTTGGCTCTTTAAACACAGCTGCAATAGTTTGTTAATTATGGGAGGTCCCACCCCTGTCCATGGGGTATAGTGAAGAACAGTTCTTATATAAGCATCATTGAACTGAGTGTCCAAGAGACCAAACACAACTCAGGTTTCAGAAAGACTTTGCCTTTCCAAGTGGAGTGTGCAAAAGATAAGTCTTCAAAACACATCTCATTCCAGACAAACTCTCACCACCAGGGCTTTCTGCTGAATCTGCATTTCTCCCAGCATTTCCCAAGCACATTAACAGAAACATTGAGCAGCTTTTAGAACTAGGCAGAAATCTCAGAAATGTTCTACCAGGATGTGCCTGCAACTCCATCCTCTGCCTTGGACCTGGTCTGCTGCAATTTGCAGGTCAGTAACACAAAGTTTGGGCAATTTCTGCTATCTAATAGAGCCAGCCATGAAATTGCTATTTGCACTGTACTTGTGACTGTGTTTCCCTCCAGGGTCTCTATCTCtgttttgtttagaattattGTCTTTAGAAGTTAATGTAACGTTGAGAATGAATGTGAGGACTACGTATTGTGTGGGCATAGTGGTACTAACCCATGCTTGGCTCCAGATAATCTGATACTGAGAAAACCTCTGTGGTGAATTATTTTCCAATGCTGTAACAGTCTCCTCTTGCTGTGGTACAAAAACCCCTCTCTCTTACCTCTCCCTCATCTCttacccagccccacagctcccgaAACAAGaaggagcactgcagggaaaaGAAGCTGTTTCTTCACAGGGGACTGCAGGGAGAGCTTTTCTATGCATCCCTGGTTTGATTGTTCAGAACCGCCCCGGTGTCTGCTACGTTGATTTTGAACCTACAGGGCTTAGCTTTGCCCACGTTGTTACTACTCCCTCGGCATAGCTCTGGCTCAGGGGCTTTCTGGGCACAGCTCCAAGACAtcaggatttttgtttgtttggtggtggtcttgcttgtttggttggttggttttgtttgtggtgtttttgcAAGTACCCTGCGTGCCCTTCGCGAGGCAGCCGAGGATCGAGCTGGCGCCGCCGGGCGGCTGCCGAGCCGAGCCTGCCCGCGCTGCcggctgtggctgtgcctctATGCACTGGGCAGAAGTATCGCTGAAGGACTGTGACTGCAGCTCCACCCTGCAGCTGTCTGCACTGCAGAAGCCACAGCCTGCCGACTAACCCCAAGCTGCCgaaggcaggaaggggaagCTTGTGTGTCTGCCTCAGACCCTTTCACATCTCGGCCCTGCAGGCGCCCGGTTCTGTCATTGGCGCCGCACTTACCGAATACGGCAAAGCAGCTCTCTAAGACCGAGGCTGGAGTTGGAAAGTAGGCAGGCATTCCTCTTCGTTCAGTGCTGGACACACAAGGGCATCCTTCCACCCAAGTGTGTCCAACAGAGAAGAGCTGTCTGCATTCAGGCACAGTCACTCCTATTTGGTAACTACTGAACACATTCACACATTCTCCTAGCACTCACTAATACGTGCAGCCAACACCTGGCACATATTCCTTGGGTTTTTTGGCATGATTCTCAAGGTTCCAAGACCAAGCCTGACCAGTCTGCTTCCCCTTATCTTTCTGTCCTTACATTGTTGGTAGCACAAGCTCCCTTTTGGGTCCCGGTATCTTCCTTCTCTACGTACTTGTCAAGCTCATCAGTCCTTATCTATTCA from Dryobates pubescens isolate bDryPub1 chromosome 4, bDryPub1.pri, whole genome shotgun sequence includes these protein-coding regions:
- the IL21R gene encoding interleukin-21 receptor isoform X1, whose translation is MTLFLCFGGFRVSEEDPENPVAACSLLQLSRNESHTQYVCTVDMTQLLADIKVQVESGEGQHVISKDFYMGDNIKPQPPFNLTAVFSEGYNISWETIYQNSPYYFLNEELEYQLRYKRRTDTWETQKTKAVHQDIRTLVILPGELQVNAEYELQVRARPREGSGYGGVWSEWSLPLALTTRPAVTQTAGMEWLLLFGVVVAITASITTVLAKQQSLWKKVACIPDPASFFRPLYLVHNGDFKKWVGASRMNFTEWGIVLPEVLEVYTMCPSSSPTREELCELKKDLSCKPCVSCLTAPGQDSQSLLPGVNSSSGTEDQSYGHLSIDTVTVADGFTPCNCHCSCNHVYRGQEHTSKDDSAGETGYPKVNVDDEDRRNASGLHLADLSAEDKILASGSVSTDHLRSTSVPAHQQVERALEGVMGSILEDLCLQPDQWDLENPGSLPSPDGESVSYSEGSCDFFPHTARPGDSYPMICLDLDTIDSGFVDSDCGSPAECEFEQNIQASCASIPLELVGEDFPRSYVKQWVSCRSNSPVSGTQTS
- the IL21R gene encoding interleukin-21 receptor isoform X2 produces the protein MVLFSEQRKETGKAPDRSHCSVGHTVRTNMNKLWLQSISFFLLFHYTTCCENLTCFVDYVQTLSCLLRSDLGASSYNLTATWVSEEDPENPVAACSLLQLSRNESHTQYVCTVDMTQLLADIKVQVESGEGQHVISKDFYMGDNIKPQPPFNLTAVFSEGYNISWETIYQNSPYYFLNEELEYQLRYKRRTDTWETQKTKAVHQDIRTLVILPGELQVNAEYELQVRARPREGSGYGGVWSEWSLPLALTTRPAAVTQTAGMEWLLLFGVVVAITASITTVLAKQQSLWKKVACIPDPASFFRPLYLVHNGDFKKWVGASRMNFTEWGIVLPEVLEVYTMCPSSSPTREELCELKKDLSCKPCVSCLTAPGQDSQSLLPGVNSSSGTEDQSYGHLSIDTVTVADGFTPCNCHCSCNHVYRGQEHTSKDDSAGETGYPKVNVDDEDRRNASGLHLADLSAEDKILASGSVSTDHLRSTSVPAHQQVERALEGVMGSILEDLCLQPDQWDLENPGSLPSPDGESVSYSEGSCDFFPHTARPGDSYPMICLDLDTIDSGFVDSDCGSPAECEFEQNIQASCASIPLELVGEDFPRSYVKQWVSCRSNSPVSGTQTS